Proteins encoded together in one Caldicellulosiruptor saccharolyticus DSM 8903 window:
- a CDS encoding Cof-type HAD-IIB family hydrolase — protein MYKLLAIDLDMTLLDREKKISQKNKVAIKLAKQKGLHVVLCSGRILKGVMHFAKVLGLSDEVVVACNGAIVRDLKTNKDVYYIGLDNDSSIEIAKICKANNIYYHYYYKDIMITQRLDYSSRFYYEKNKELPDDEKIEIIVDDSLETIKSCENLITKFVIIDKDIEKVDYVRKQIQENVYNIETTKSDVNILEIMKKGVNKRNALECVCSYLKIDKKEVIAIGDNENDLEMIGFAGLGIAMENAIDSLKEIADYITDSYENDGVAKAIEKFVLGEMVNA, from the coding sequence ATGTATAAACTCCTTGCAATTGACCTTGACATGACACTTTTAGACCGCGAAAAGAAAATTTCTCAAAAAAACAAAGTGGCGATCAAGCTTGCAAAACAAAAAGGATTGCACGTGGTGCTTTGTTCAGGACGAATTCTAAAAGGTGTTATGCACTTTGCAAAGGTTTTAGGGCTTTCCGATGAGGTTGTTGTAGCTTGCAATGGTGCAATAGTAAGAGACCTTAAGACAAATAAGGATGTATATTACATTGGTCTTGACAATGATAGTAGCATAGAGATTGCCAAGATATGTAAAGCCAACAATATTTATTATCACTATTACTACAAGGATATCATGATAACGCAAAGGCTTGACTATTCATCAAGGTTCTATTATGAAAAAAACAAAGAACTTCCTGATGATGAAAAAATAGAGATTATTGTTGATGATTCATTGGAGACAATAAAAAGCTGCGAAAATCTAATAACCAAGTTTGTAATTATTGACAAAGACATCGAAAAGGTAGATTATGTAAGAAAGCAAATACAAGAAAATGTTTACAATATTGAAACTACAAAATCAGATGTCAACATTTTAGAGATTATGAAAAAAGGGGTTAACAAGAGAAATGCACTTGAGTGTGTCTGCTCTTATCTTAAAATAGATAAAAAAGAGGTGATTGCAATAGGTGATAATGAAAATGACTTAGAGATGATTGGGTTTGCTGGCTTAGGAATTGCAATGGAAAACGCTATAGATAGCCTAAAAGAGATTGCCGACTACATAACAGATTCGTATGAAAATGATGGTGTTGCAAAGGCTATTGAAAAGTTTGTTTTGGGGGAAATGGTAAATGCATAG
- the groL gene encoding chaperonin GroEL (60 kDa chaperone family; promotes refolding of misfolded polypeptides especially under stressful conditions; forms two stacked rings of heptamers to form a barrel-shaped 14mer; ends can be capped by GroES; misfolded proteins enter the barrel where they are refolded when GroES binds), with the protein MAAKMILFDEEARRALERGVNKLADTVKVTLGPKGRNVVLEKKFGSPQIVNDGVTIAKEIELEDPFENMGAQIVREVASKTNDIAGDGTTTATVLAQAMIREGLKNIAAGANPMILRRGIQKAVDVVVDEIKKMSKKVRGKEDITYVASISAGDEEIGKLVADAMEKVTNDGVITVEESKTTETTLEIVEGMQFDRGYISAYMVTDTERMEAVLDDPYILITDKKISTIQDILPLLEQIVQQGKKLLIIAEDVEGEALATLVVNKLRGTLQCVAVKAPGFGDRRKAMLQDIAILTGGQVISEELGLDLREVKISQLGRARQVKVQKENTIIVDGAGDPSEIKARIQSIKKQIEETTSDFDREKLQERLAKLAGGVAVIHVGAATETEMKEKKLRIEDALAATKAAVEEGIVPGGGTAFINAIPALDKLIETLTGDEKTGAMIVKKALEEPLRQIAENAGLDGSVIVNKVKESPAGIGFDALNERFVDMFEAGIVDPTKVTRTAIQNAASAAAMLLTTEAVVAEKPEKEKNPPAPAPDMY; encoded by the coding sequence ATGGCAGCAAAAATGATATTGTTCGATGAGGAAGCAAGAAGGGCGCTTGAGCGTGGTGTAAATAAATTAGCAGACACTGTTAAAGTGACATTAGGACCAAAGGGAAGAAACGTGGTTCTTGAGAAGAAATTCGGCTCTCCTCAGATTGTAAATGATGGTGTTACAATTGCGAAGGAGATTGAGCTTGAGGACCCATTCGAAAACATGGGTGCGCAGATTGTAAGAGAGGTTGCGTCAAAGACAAATGACATTGCTGGTGATGGTACAACAACTGCAACAGTGTTGGCTCAAGCAATGATCAGAGAGGGTTTGAAAAACATTGCAGCTGGCGCAAATCCAATGATTCTCAGAAGAGGTATTCAAAAAGCTGTTGATGTGGTAGTTGATGAAATCAAGAAGATGAGCAAAAAAGTAAGAGGTAAAGAAGACATAACATATGTTGCCTCAATTTCTGCAGGCGATGAGGAAATTGGTAAACTTGTTGCAGATGCAATGGAAAAGGTAACAAACGATGGTGTTATCACAGTTGAAGAGTCCAAGACAACAGAGACAACACTTGAGATAGTTGAAGGTATGCAATTTGACAGGGGTTATATCTCTGCTTACATGGTAACAGATACAGAGAGGATGGAAGCAGTACTTGACGACCCATACATCTTGATTACAGACAAGAAGATTTCAACAATTCAAGACATCTTGCCACTTCTTGAACAAATAGTTCAGCAAGGCAAGAAGCTTTTGATAATTGCAGAAGATGTTGAAGGTGAAGCATTGGCAACACTTGTTGTAAATAAGCTCAGAGGAACACTCCAGTGTGTTGCAGTAAAAGCACCTGGCTTTGGTGACAGAAGAAAAGCAATGCTTCAAGACATTGCAATTTTAACAGGTGGTCAGGTAATTTCAGAAGAGCTTGGTCTTGATTTAAGAGAGGTTAAGATTAGCCAGCTTGGTCGTGCAAGACAGGTAAAAGTTCAGAAAGAAAACACAATCATAGTTGACGGTGCAGGTGATCCGAGCGAAATCAAAGCAAGAATCCAGTCAATTAAGAAGCAGATTGAAGAGACAACATCCGATTTTGATAGAGAAAAATTACAAGAAAGACTTGCAAAACTTGCTGGTGGCGTTGCAGTAATCCATGTTGGTGCTGCAACTGAGACAGAGATGAAAGAGAAGAAATTGAGAATTGAAGATGCATTGGCTGCAACAAAGGCTGCAGTTGAAGAAGGTATTGTTCCTGGCGGTGGTACAGCATTTATCAATGCAATTCCTGCACTTGACAAGTTAATCGAAACATTGACAGGTGATGAAAAGACAGGTGCTATGATTGTCAAGAAAGCTTTAGAAGAACCACTAAGACAGATTGCAGAAAATGCAGGTTTGGATGGTTCAGTAATTGTAAACAAAGTAAAAGAGAGCCCAGCTGGTATTGGTTTTGACGCACTCAATGAAAGATTTGTCGACATGTTCGAAGCAGGTATTGTAGACCCAACAAAGGTTACAAGAACAGCTATTCAAAATGCAGCTTCAGCTGCTGCAATGCTTCTGACAACAGAGGCTGTTGTTGCTGAAAAACCAGAAAAGGAGAAGAATCCACCAGCACCAGCACCTGATATGTACTAA
- a CDS encoding DUF6115 domain-containing protein, protein MDAYVVLFIFFGLIVVFISLKSIKKDIEKGEKVLIESAKTAQKLSQLLNEAIETIEELDNFGEYIIERIENKVKWAEEETSQIRDKKNENFKESQKGYECLSGNEEIDIKDTRNANDMKNLENLELISKKQSKEEIYRRAVELYRQGFSIEEIASTLQIGKGETKLALKIVGREKV, encoded by the coding sequence ATGGACGCTTATGTTGTGCTTTTTATCTTTTTTGGGCTTATTGTAGTATTTATTTCCTTGAAGTCAATAAAGAAAGATATAGAAAAAGGTGAAAAGGTTCTAATTGAATCTGCAAAGACTGCTCAAAAGCTTTCTCAGCTTTTAAATGAAGCAATTGAAACAATTGAAGAGCTCGATAATTTTGGTGAGTATATAATCGAGAGAATAGAAAACAAGGTAAAATGGGCAGAAGAAGAGACTTCTCAAATAAGAGACAAGAAAAATGAAAATTTTAAGGAATCACAAAAGGGTTATGAGTGTTTGTCAGGAAATGAGGAAATAGATATCAAAGACACGCGAAATGCAAATGATATGAAGAATCTTGAGAACCTCGAGCTTATTTCTAAGAAACAATCAAAGGAGGAGATTTATCGAAGAGCTGTTGAGCTATATAGGCAGGGCTTTAGTATTGAAGAGATTGCTTCAACCCTTCAGATAGGCAAGGGTGAGACAAAACTTGCACTGAAGATTGTAGGGAGGGAAAAGGTCTGA
- a CDS encoding FliA/WhiG family RNA polymerase sigma factor — translation MDEAFLWEKYSKTKDPKIKEQLTLRYMPLVKLIAGRMAMYFGGNVEYDDLVSYGSLGLLDAIEKYDSQKGVKFETYAYTRIRGAIIDCVRSQDWVPRSIRQKAKEVEKAYIEIEKEGKIPTDEEVAKRTGLTLSEFQKLKEKISSGMILSLEGFLEQNYEIKIGGLEDFVSHPEVFIENEELKEVLRQEIENLSENEKMVILLYYFEELSIKEIAKILGVSESRVSQLHTRALLKLRAKLEKHLG, via the coding sequence ATGGATGAGGCATTTTTGTGGGAAAAGTACTCAAAGACAAAAGATCCAAAAATAAAAGAACAGCTTACACTTAGATATATGCCACTTGTAAAACTCATTGCAGGCAGAATGGCAATGTATTTTGGTGGAAATGTTGAGTATGATGATTTAGTCAGTTACGGCTCACTTGGCCTTTTAGATGCAATTGAAAAGTACGACAGTCAAAAAGGTGTTAAATTTGAAACATATGCATATACACGCATAAGGGGTGCTATTATTGACTGTGTCAGAAGCCAGGATTGGGTGCCGAGAAGCATCAGACAAAAAGCAAAGGAAGTAGAAAAGGCGTATATTGAAATAGAAAAAGAAGGTAAAATACCAACAGATGAAGAAGTAGCAAAAAGAACAGGCCTTACTTTATCAGAGTTTCAAAAACTTAAAGAAAAAATAAGTAGCGGGATGATTCTTTCACTTGAGGGTTTTCTTGAACAAAACTATGAGATAAAAATAGGCGGGCTTGAGGACTTTGTTTCTCATCCAGAAGTATTTATTGAAAATGAGGAGCTAAAAGAGGTGCTCAGACAAGAAATAGAGAATCTTTCTGAAAACGAAAAAATGGTGATTCTTCTTTATTATTTTGAAGAACTTAGCATAAAAGAGATAGCCAAGATTTTAGGCGTTTCTGAGTCAAGAGTAAGTCAGCTTCACACACGAGCGTTGCTTAAACTGCGAGCAAAATTGGAAAAGCATCTTGGCTGA
- a CDS encoding chemotaxis protein CheA — translation MDMSQYLGMFIEEAKDHIQSLNDNMLKLEENPEDLQLINEIFRSAHTLKGMAGTMGYVNMQKLTHAMENVLAAARDGKLRINSNIMDVLFKTVDALEEYLDVIVATGTEGSEQNLQLVNSLNGILGRPQEEMVVSAKKATAQLEYDEFVIRAIERAYSQGFNVYKFDIELDPNCLLKSARAYLVFKAVEELGEIINSKPPVQDIEDEKFDFGFSITIVSKEPLEKIRERILSISEIREAKGIEVKVGDVKVEGTQQEVGRTEEVQSTEAVKVVREQKQEGLQRTSKTVRVDIERLDVLMNLVSELIIIKSRIEGFAKKYNDRQYEESIEYLERITTSLHDAVMKVRMVPVERVFSRFPRMMRDLARELGKEFELVMSGEDTEVDRTIVDELGDPLIHLLRNAADHGIEEPEERVKNGKPRSGLIKLSAYHDGNNVVIEVEDDGKGIDIEKVKKKAIEKGLLKEDQLDLSEQEIIDFLFLPSFSTKDKVTNLSGRGVGLDVVKTKIEQLGGMIEVKTEKGKGTKFVIRLPLTLAIIQALLVTVKDEIYAIPIASIKEIIDVARDDIKVVQKGKEIIMLRNQVIPIKYLHKIVGLEADLDKKKYTVVIVKRGEKLTGIVVDKLLGQQDIVIKSLGKYLEGIRLVSGATILGDGSVAMILDPNMLSV, via the coding sequence ATGGATATGTCTCAATACTTAGGTATGTTCATAGAAGAAGCAAAAGACCATATTCAGAGCTTGAATGACAACATGTTAAAGTTAGAAGAAAACCCTGAAGATTTGCAGCTTATTAATGAGATTTTCAGGTCTGCACATACCTTAAAAGGCATGGCTGGCACAATGGGCTATGTGAATATGCAAAAGCTCACACATGCTATGGAAAATGTTTTGGCTGCTGCACGAGATGGCAAACTCAGAATAAATAGCAATATAATGGATGTACTTTTCAAAACTGTTGACGCCTTAGAAGAATATTTGGATGTCATTGTGGCAACAGGTACAGAAGGGTCGGAACAGAATCTTCAGCTTGTAAATAGCTTAAATGGCATTTTGGGTAGGCCGCAAGAAGAAATGGTTGTAAGTGCAAAGAAAGCAACTGCCCAGTTAGAGTATGATGAGTTTGTGATAAGAGCAATTGAGAGGGCTTATTCGCAGGGGTTTAATGTTTATAAATTTGATATTGAGCTTGATCCAAACTGTCTTTTAAAGTCTGCAAGGGCGTATCTTGTTTTCAAGGCGGTTGAGGAGCTGGGTGAGATAATAAATTCAAAACCACCTGTTCAGGATATTGAAGATGAAAAATTTGATTTTGGGTTTAGTATTACAATTGTTAGCAAAGAGCCTCTTGAGAAAATAAGAGAAAGGATTTTGTCTATTTCAGAGATAAGAGAGGCAAAAGGTATAGAGGTAAAGGTTGGAGATGTCAAGGTAGAGGGAACTCAACAGGAGGTAGGCAGAACTGAAGAGGTTCAAAGTACAGAAGCTGTGAAGGTTGTACGTGAACAAAAACAAGAAGGGCTTCAAAGAACAAGTAAAACTGTTAGAGTTGATATAGAGAGATTGGATGTTTTGATGAACTTAGTAAGCGAGCTTATAATAATCAAAAGCAGAATTGAAGGATTTGCAAAGAAGTACAATGATAGACAATACGAAGAGTCCATTGAGTACTTAGAAAGGATTACAACAAGCCTTCATGATGCTGTAATGAAGGTAAGAATGGTACCTGTTGAGAGGGTATTTTCTAGATTTCCAAGAATGATGAGAGATTTGGCAAGAGAGCTTGGAAAAGAGTTTGAACTTGTAATGTCTGGTGAGGACACAGAGGTTGACAGGACTATTGTGGATGAGCTTGGAGACCCGCTTATACACCTTTTGAGAAATGCAGCAGACCATGGCATAGAAGAACCAGAAGAGAGAGTAAAAAATGGAAAGCCAAGAAGTGGGCTTATAAAGCTTTCTGCTTATCATGATGGTAATAATGTTGTGATTGAGGTTGAAGATGATGGTAAGGGAATTGACATAGAAAAGGTTAAGAAAAAGGCAATTGAAAAAGGGCTTTTAAAAGAAGACCAATTAGATTTATCTGAACAAGAAATTATAGATTTTCTATTTCTACCAAGTTTTTCAACGAAAGACAAGGTTACAAACCTGTCAGGAAGAGGTGTAGGTCTTGATGTTGTTAAGACAAAGATTGAACAGCTTGGTGGTATGATTGAGGTAAAAACAGAGAAAGGCAAAGGAACGAAGTTTGTAATAAGATTGCCTTTGACATTAGCAATAATCCAAGCGCTTTTGGTAACTGTTAAAGATGAGATTTATGCAATTCCTATTGCCTCAATAAAAGAGATAATTGATGTTGCAAGAGATGATATTAAAGTTGTCCAAAAGGGCAAAGAGATAATTATGCTCAGAAATCAGGTCATTCCTATAAAATATCTCCACAAGATTGTAGGGCTTGAGGCAGATTTGGACAAGAAGAAGTACACAGTTGTTATAGTAAAGCGCGGAGAAAAGTTGACTGGAATCGTGGTGGATAAGCTTTTAGGTCAGCAAGACATAGTTATTAAATCACTTGGGAAATATTTAGAGGGAATTAGGCTTGTTTCTGGTGCAACAATACTTGGGGATGGGTCTGTTGCCATGATACTTGACCCTAACATGCTCAGTGTATAA
- a CDS encoding FapA family protein gives MPEENLKVDIKVMVTSDKLKASVILMLNQNGVDLTFENVMNALRANKISYGIDENAVKKLVETPVFGSPVVVAQGKPPGKPVDGKLIYHFDIKREIKPKELPNGRVDYKDLGIVQNVRKDDVLVTMIDPVDGENGIDVFGGVIRGQKGKKVNLPRGKNTYIDADGHTLRAACDGQVSIIEGKVVVLNTLEISSDIDNSTGNINFVGNVHIKGSVLSGFKVVAEGNVEVEGIVEAAEIEAKGNVILHKGITGMGKGRIISQKSVVAKFIENATVIAADDIQAEAIVHSDIKCGGKLTLIGKKASIVGGTCKVGKEVEAKVIGSYLSTTTEIEVGVDPIMIERYRDIKKEIAELKENIKKCEQGIEVLRKIEATGGLTDEKREMLQKFTRSKIVSAERLKSLQLEFEEIEKRLEERNEGMVKVQDVIYPGVKITIGNVSKLIKEPVKYCKIYREDADIKIAPYS, from the coding sequence ATGCCTGAAGAAAATCTTAAAGTTGACATCAAGGTAATGGTAACATCTGATAAATTAAAAGCAAGCGTAATTTTAATGCTCAATCAAAATGGTGTAGACTTGACATTTGAAAATGTAATGAATGCCTTGAGAGCAAATAAGATTAGTTATGGAATTGATGAAAATGCAGTAAAGAAGCTTGTTGAAACTCCTGTATTTGGATCACCAGTTGTGGTTGCGCAAGGAAAACCGCCTGGGAAGCCTGTTGATGGCAAGCTCATATATCATTTTGATATAAAACGTGAAATAAAGCCAAAAGAGCTTCCTAATGGTAGAGTTGACTACAAAGATTTAGGAATTGTTCAAAATGTCAGAAAAGACGATGTTCTTGTTACAATGATTGACCCTGTTGATGGAGAAAACGGGATTGATGTTTTTGGAGGGGTGATCAGAGGACAGAAGGGTAAAAAAGTAAATCTTCCGCGAGGGAAAAATACATACATTGATGCTGACGGACATACACTGAGGGCTGCATGTGACGGGCAGGTTTCTATCATAGAGGGTAAGGTTGTTGTTCTAAACACATTGGAGATATCTTCTGATATTGATAATTCCACAGGAAATATAAACTTTGTTGGTAATGTCCATATAAAGGGAAGTGTTCTGTCTGGGTTTAAGGTTGTTGCTGAGGGAAATGTTGAGGTTGAGGGGATTGTTGAAGCAGCCGAGATTGAAGCAAAAGGAAATGTGATTTTGCACAAAGGTATAACTGGAATGGGAAAGGGCAGAATAATCTCTCAAAAGAGTGTAGTTGCAAAGTTTATTGAAAATGCGACCGTGATAGCTGCAGATGATATCCAAGCTGAGGCAATTGTCCACAGCGACATCAAGTGCGGAGGGAAATTAACTTTAATTGGCAAAAAAGCTTCGATTGTAGGTGGTACTTGTAAAGTTGGAAAAGAAGTTGAAGCAAAAGTTATAGGTTCATATCTGTCTACAACCACAGAGATTGAGGTCGGTGTTGACCCGATTATGATTGAAAGATATAGAGATATTAAAAAAGAAATTGCTGAGCTGAAGGAAAATATAAAAAAGTGTGAACAGGGAATTGAGGTTCTCAGAAAGATTGAAGCAACTGGTGGGCTTACGGATGAGAAAAGGGAAATGCTCCAAAAGTTTACACGCTCAAAAATTGTATCAGCTGAAAGGTTAAAGTCACTTCAACTTGAGTTTGAAGAGATAGAAAAAAGGCTTGAGGAGCGGAATGAAGGTATGGTAAAGGTCCAGGATGTGATTTATCCAGGCGTGAAGATTACAATAGGAAATGTGTCCAAGCTTATAAAAGAGCCTGTAAAGTACTGTAAGATTTACAGAGAGGATGCTGACATAAAGATAGCTCCGTATAGTTAA
- a CDS encoding chemotaxis protein CheW: protein MEQYLIFRLADEYYGLLVSFIENIEKMMPITRVPNTKEYIKGVVNLRGEIVPVIDLREKIGVKKEEFGEETRILIVNWKNEFKVGLIIDEVLDVVYLTKEDFDSATRDRNEFTFSIAKYNNMLINIINLEDVLFEKVEEV from the coding sequence ATGGAACAGTATCTTATTTTCAGGTTAGCAGATGAATACTATGGACTTTTGGTGAGCTTTATAGAAAACATTGAAAAAATGATGCCAATTACACGTGTACCGAATACCAAAGAGTATATAAAGGGTGTTGTGAACCTACGTGGTGAGATTGTACCTGTGATTGACCTTAGAGAAAAGATAGGAGTCAAAAAAGAAGAGTTTGGGGAAGAGACAAGGATTTTAATTGTCAACTGGAAGAATGAGTTCAAAGTGGGTTTAATTATTGATGAGGTTTTAGATGTTGTGTACCTTACCAAAGAGGATTTTGATTCTGCTACAAGAGATAGAAATGAGTTTACTTTTTCAATAGCAAAGTATAATAACATGCTTATAAACATAATAAATTTGGAAGATGTTTTGTTTGAAAAGGTTGAGGAGGTTTAA
- a CDS encoding co-chaperone GroES: MKIRPIGDRILIKFKEREEVTKSGIVLPDTVKEKPQIAEVIEVGPGGIVDGEKVEMVVKKGDKVIVSKYAGTEIKIDGEEYTIIRQDDVLAIIED, translated from the coding sequence ATGAAAATAAGACCAATTGGCGACAGGATTTTGATTAAGTTCAAAGAAAGAGAAGAGGTAACAAAGAGCGGAATAGTTTTGCCAGATACTGTTAAGGAAAAACCACAGATTGCAGAGGTTATTGAGGTAGGACCTGGTGGAATTGTTGATGGCGAAAAGGTAGAAATGGTTGTCAAAAAAGGTGACAAGGTAATTGTTAGCAAGTACGCAGGAACAGAAATCAAGATTGACGGTGAAGAATATACAATAATCAGACAAGATGATGTCTTGGCAATCATTGAAGACTAA
- a CDS encoding AraC family transcriptional regulator, which translates to MIEMLNNIMPVIVKTLERVHDSSWKMDYNVHDSYELIFVKKGNIEFWVEDEKIELRAGDLLIIKPHTRHKFEVVGNFKAEFIVMGFYLKPESKSKIEALKEIYGFLESLENISSPFYFIHIRKRSNVFFCLESILQEAKENKKGLLLYIKSIELFIYITREMNNLEIKKGFDYSKIAKFIKDYIDQNYMEDIKIGDIAKKLFMSESSISRLFKSQFGILPKEYLLSKRIEKAKEYLSVSNLKISEIAIMCGFSSLQRFNDIFKKYTGCSPTHYRKLTFGNSKE; encoded by the coding sequence ATGATAGAAATGCTTAACAATATAATGCCAGTGATTGTAAAAACCTTAGAGCGTGTACATGATAGCTCTTGGAAGATGGATTATAATGTACACGATAGCTACGAATTGATATTTGTTAAAAAAGGTAATATTGAATTTTGGGTTGAAGATGAAAAGATAGAGCTAAGAGCAGGTGACCTTCTTATAATAAAGCCACATACAAGACACAAGTTTGAGGTTGTGGGAAATTTTAAAGCAGAGTTTATAGTAATGGGTTTTTATTTAAAACCTGAGAGCAAATCTAAGATAGAGGCATTAAAAGAGATATATGGTTTTTTAGAGAGTTTAGAAAACATTTCATCACCGTTTTATTTTATTCATATCAGAAAAAGAAGCAATGTCTTTTTTTGTTTAGAATCAATCTTGCAAGAGGCAAAGGAAAATAAAAAAGGACTACTTCTTTATATAAAGTCCATAGAGCTTTTTATATATATCACACGTGAAATGAATAATTTGGAAATTAAAAAAGGTTTTGATTATTCTAAGATTGCAAAGTTTATCAAAGATTATATAGACCAAAACTACATGGAAGATATAAAAATAGGAGATATTGCCAAGAAACTTTTTATGTCAGAAAGTAGTATCTCTCGCCTTTTTAAAAGCCAGTTTGGGATTTTGCCAAAGGAGTATTTACTTTCAAAAAGGATAGAGAAGGCAAAAGAATACCTTTCTGTATCTAATTTGAAGATTAGTGAAATAGCAATCATGTGTGGTTTTTCATCGTTGCAAAGATTTAATGACATTTTTAAAAAGTACACAGGCTGTTCTCCAACTCATTATAGGAAACTCACATTTGGCAATTCAAAGGAATGA
- a CDS encoding chemotaxis protein CheC, with product MNFSSNEINEMYLDVLRELGNIGTGNAISALAMMIGRRIDMKVPVVKMVDLKEVPEILGGAEIPVVGILLNVEGDIDGFIMLVMSQASAHILVNMLLGTSLNGYSEFTDIEKSALTEIGNILAGAYLTALASLTGFKMIQSVPQLAEDMAGAILSFPAIQFGETGDTALYIETEIFESSSRIVADFFLIPTIESYQKMLKALGVA from the coding sequence ATGAATTTTTCAAGTAATGAAATAAATGAAATGTATTTAGATGTCCTAAGAGAACTTGGGAACATTGGGACAGGAAATGCAATCTCTGCCCTTGCCATGATGATTGGAAGGCGCATTGATATGAAGGTACCTGTTGTTAAAATGGTAGATTTGAAAGAAGTACCCGAAATTTTAGGTGGGGCGGAGATACCTGTTGTTGGTATACTTTTAAATGTTGAGGGTGATATAGACGGATTTATTATGCTTGTGATGTCGCAAGCATCAGCACACATTTTAGTAAATATGCTCCTTGGCACATCATTGAACGGCTATAGCGAATTTACAGACATTGAAAAATCTGCCCTCACTGAGATAGGAAACATCTTAGCTGGGGCATACCTGACAGCTTTGGCTTCATTAACAGGTTTTAAGATGATTCAGTCTGTTCCACAGCTAGCAGAAGACATGGCAGGAGCGATATTGAGCTTTCCTGCAATTCAATTTGGTGAGACAGGTGATACTGCTCTTTATATTGAAACAGAGATTTTTGAGTCAAGTAGCAGGATTGTTGCTGATTTCTTTTTAATACCAACAATAGAATCATATCAAAAAATGCTAAAAGCATTGGGAGTAGCGTAG
- a CDS encoding chemotaxis protein CheD, which translates to MIETIKVGMADLTVTKYPNILTTLGLGSCVGVCIYDSKNKIIGMIHIMLPYSWGVKNNSNPAKFADTGIPLLIKKMENLGSQKKDMVAKLAGGAQMFEVTRSEFMNIGKRNVEAAKKILDELKIPIVAEDTGGNYGRTIIFYSEDGRLEIKTIGKGTKTI; encoded by the coding sequence ATGATAGAAACAATTAAAGTAGGAATGGCAGACTTAACTGTAACCAAGTATCCAAACATTCTTACAACACTTGGTCTTGGTTCATGTGTTGGGGTTTGTATATATGATAGTAAAAACAAGATAATCGGTATGATACATATAATGCTTCCTTACAGCTGGGGTGTAAAAAACAACAGTAACCCTGCAAAGTTTGCTGATACAGGTATTCCACTCTTGATAAAGAAGATGGAAAATCTTGGCTCTCAAAAGAAAGACATGGTTGCTAAGCTTGCGGGCGGTGCGCAAATGTTTGAAGTGACAAGAAGCGAGTTTATGAACATAGGAAAGCGCAATGTAGAAGCTGCCAAGAAGATTTTGGATGAGCTAAAAATACCAATTGTTGCTGAAGATACAGGCGGTAATTATGGTAGGACAATAATATTCTACTCTGAAGATGGTAGGTTAGAAATAAAGACAATCGGGAAGGGAACAAAAACTATCTAA